The proteins below come from a single Iocasia fonsfrigidae genomic window:
- a CDS encoding MATE family efflux transporter produces MEERKKLHQLAIPIFIETLLFMLLGVADIFMLSQFDDKAAGAIGAANQVINILNLIFVIISAGTAVLVAQNVGAKRREDVERVSSVSLVMNLAIGLLVSVIMIFMGRIILLKVGVTPDLMKYASAYIKIVGGALFVQAVLNTVTAIIRSHGYTKESMLITVGMNILNVIGDAAFIFGLFGLPVLGASGVAIATTFSRVLATIVALIFLFRVVLPIEMFSYLKNKPMLALKKLIKIGFPSAMENMSYNLAQTVLMSIILINLGEMAYITRTYVWTLTWFVMIFSISIGQANQIMIGHLIGAGQIDEAYHTGLKNFKIAMFFSMLGGVVLFLFGRIFMGFYTDNQEIILLGAATLAVDAFLEPGRTFNIILIYGLRGAGDVIFPVVMAVISMWGIGVLSAYIFGVVLGYGLPGIWLGILLDEWFRGVSMLHRWNSKKWANKAMIG; encoded by the coding sequence ATGGAAGAAAGGAAAAAACTACATCAATTGGCGATACCGATTTTTATCGAGACATTATTATTTATGTTACTTGGAGTGGCGGATATTTTTATGCTCAGCCAATTTGATGATAAGGCTGCTGGAGCTATTGGAGCGGCTAATCAGGTTATTAATATCCTTAATCTAATATTTGTCATAATCTCAGCGGGAACAGCAGTGCTGGTAGCCCAGAATGTAGGGGCAAAAAGGAGAGAGGATGTCGAAAGAGTTAGTTCGGTTTCACTGGTTATGAATTTAGCAATCGGTCTACTGGTAAGTGTTATTATGATTTTTATGGGAAGGATAATCTTGCTTAAGGTGGGGGTTACCCCCGACTTAATGAAGTATGCCTCAGCATATATAAAGATAGTAGGTGGTGCTTTATTTGTTCAGGCTGTTTTAAATACTGTTACTGCAATTATCAGGAGTCATGGTTATACTAAAGAGAGTATGTTGATAACTGTTGGTATGAATATTTTAAATGTAATTGGTGATGCTGCTTTTATCTTTGGTCTTTTTGGTTTGCCAGTCCTGGGTGCCAGTGGTGTGGCAATAGCGACTACTTTTAGTAGAGTACTGGCGACTATTGTGGCCTTGATATTCCTGTTCAGAGTAGTGCTTCCCATTGAGATGTTTTCTTATCTTAAAAATAAGCCAATGCTGGCCCTTAAAAAATTGATTAAGATTGGTTTTCCTTCAGCTATGGAGAATATGTCCTATAACTTAGCTCAGACAGTGCTGATGAGTATTATCTTGATTAATCTGGGGGAAATGGCCTATATTACCAGGACATATGTCTGGACATTAACCTGGTTTGTAATGATATTTTCTATTTCTATCGGGCAGGCTAACCAGATTATGATTGGACATTTGATAGGTGCTGGTCAAATAGATGAGGCCTATCATACTGGACTTAAAAACTTCAAAATAGCTATGTTTTTCTCTATGCTGGGTGGTGTAGTATTATTTCTCTTTGGTAGGATATTTATGGGTTTTTATACAGATAATCAGGAGATCATACTCCTGGGGGCGGCTACCCTGGCAGTAGATGCCTTTCTGGAGCCCGGCAGAACCTTCAATATTATCCTGATTTACGGTTTAAGGGGTGCTGGTGATGTAATCTTTCCTGTTGTAATGGCAGTTATTAGTATGTGGGGTATTGGTGTTCTGTCTGCTTATATCTTTGGGGTTGTTCTTGGCTATGGTCTGCCTGGTATCTGGCTGGGGATCTTACTGGATGAATGGTTCAGGGGTGTTTCTATGCTCCACAGATGGAATAGTAAAAAATGGGCAAATAAAGCCATGATAGGATAA
- a CDS encoding stage V sporulation protein S produces the protein MEVLKVATQSNPNKVAGALAGVLRERGRAEMQAIGAGAVNQTIKAIAIARGFVAPSGIDLICIPAFTDLEIEGEERTAIKIIVEPR, from the coding sequence ATGGAAGTATTGAAGGTAGCAACACAATCAAATCCAAACAAAGTGGCAGGTGCACTTGCCGGTGTTTTAAGGGAAAGGGGAAGGGCTGAGATGCAGGCCATTGGTGCTGGTGCTGTAAATCAGACTATCAAGGCAATAGCCATTGCCAGGGGATTTGTGGCTCCCAGTGGGATTGACCTGATTTGTATACCGGCTTTTACTGACCTTGAAATTGAAGGTGAAGAGAGAACAGCGATTAAAATAATTGTGGAACCAAGGTAA
- a CDS encoding aminotransferase class I/II-fold pyridoxal phosphate-dependent enzyme yields the protein MNVYQGATEEELRRFQQKANEKYEKYQAENLNLNMARGKPCPEQLDLSNGLYNDIKTLIDENGTDCRNYGGVEGLPETRKLFADLLNVKVEELIIGGNSSLNIMYDNLARAFNHGVDEKSTPWSKLEKVKFLCPSPGYDRHFAICELFGIEMINIPMQNNGPDMDRIEELVKEDESIKGIWCVPKYSNPTGVVYTDEVVNRLAAMETKANDFRIFWDNAYIVHHLTDNPPRLKNILHACREYKNPDRVYIYVSTSKITFAGAGLGVFASSKKNIDYIVSLISKQTIGPNKINQLLHTRFFKTVDGILEHMKKHAAIIKPKFDLVLEIMEKELADKNIARWSNPKGGYFINLDVMEGCAGRVVQLAKEAGVTLTKAGATYPYGKDPADTNIRIAPTLPPIKELEKAINIVTVCIEKATLDKILK from the coding sequence ATGAATGTATATCAAGGAGCTACAGAGGAAGAATTACGTAGATTCCAGCAGAAAGCAAACGAAAAATACGAAAAATATCAGGCTGAAAACCTTAATTTAAATATGGCCCGGGGAAAACCATGTCCAGAACAACTTGATTTATCAAATGGCCTATATAATGACATTAAAACCCTAATTGATGAAAATGGTACTGATTGTCGAAACTACGGTGGTGTTGAAGGACTCCCTGAAACAAGGAAATTATTTGCTGACCTACTTAATGTTAAGGTTGAAGAATTAATTATCGGAGGAAATTCCAGCCTGAATATTATGTATGATAACCTAGCCAGGGCTTTTAATCACGGTGTAGATGAAAAAAGCACTCCCTGGAGTAAATTAGAAAAAGTCAAATTCCTCTGTCCCAGCCCAGGTTATGATCGCCACTTTGCCATTTGCGAACTATTTGGTATTGAAATGATTAATATACCCATGCAGAATAATGGACCAGATATGGATAGGATTGAGGAACTGGTCAAAGAAGATGAATCTATTAAAGGTATCTGGTGTGTACCCAAATATAGTAATCCTACAGGGGTTGTCTATACTGATGAAGTAGTAAATAGATTGGCTGCTATGGAAACAAAGGCTAATGATTTCCGTATCTTCTGGGATAATGCCTATATTGTACACCACCTGACAGATAATCCACCCCGGTTGAAAAATATCTTACATGCCTGCCGGGAATATAAAAACCCAGACAGGGTCTATATCTATGTTTCTACATCCAAGATCACTTTTGCAGGGGCAGGTTTAGGTGTTTTTGCCTCTAGCAAAAAAAATATCGATTATATAGTCAGCTTAATCTCTAAACAAACTATTGGTCCCAATAAGATAAATCAATTACTCCATACCAGATTTTTTAAGACAGTTGATGGTATCCTGGAACACATGAAAAAACATGCAGCTATTATCAAGCCTAAATTTGATTTAGTCCTGGAAATAATGGAAAAGGAACTGGCAGACAAAAATATTGCCCGTTGGAGTAATCCCAAGGGAGGCTATTTTATTAATCTCGATGTTATGGAGGGGTGTGCAGGTAGAGTAGTTCAACTGGCAAAAGAAGCTGGTGTTACCCTTACCAAAGCAGGGGCTACTTACCCCTACGGCAAAGACCCTGCAGACACTAATATCCGTATTGCACCTACCTTGCCCCCTATCAAAGAACTTGAAAAAGCCATTAATATTGTTACTGTCTGTATAGAAAAAGCAACACTGGACAAAATTCTCAAATAA
- a CDS encoding DUF1385 domain-containing protein: protein MSQKEKIGGRAYKNGVRLINSSFSAKAYYDENGKLQVKLSSVKRSKYYKLIKKIPILRGIVSLLMAIWMFLKEGINNPKKYWAILLILLLDLLYIFIPGSESQVTNNILNLIYFGFPVLLLLLFRKTISEVLKYHGAEHKVVHYYENDCQGDIQSYSRLHKRCGSNIVFYYLLITCTIGLFVYIPLNPLLLELLFLGIAYELIRYTPEQLLFLPYLFQRLVTKEPEEKHIRAAKAALELLR from the coding sequence ATGAGTCAAAAAGAAAAAATCGGTGGCAGGGCCTATAAAAATGGTGTAAGATTGATAAATAGTAGCTTTTCTGCTAAAGCATATTATGATGAAAATGGTAAATTACAGGTAAAGCTTAGTAGTGTAAAAAGGTCTAAATACTATAAGTTGATCAAAAAAATTCCCATATTAAGAGGGATAGTAAGTCTCTTAATGGCTATCTGGATGTTTTTAAAAGAGGGTATTAATAATCCTAAAAAATACTGGGCTATTTTATTAATATTACTGTTGGATTTGCTATATATCTTTATACCAGGATCAGAAAGTCAGGTCACTAACAATATTTTAAATTTGATATATTTTGGTTTCCCTGTTCTATTACTATTATTATTCAGGAAAACTATTTCTGAAGTTTTAAAATATCACGGTGCTGAGCATAAGGTGGTTCATTATTATGAAAATGATTGTCAGGGGGATATTCAGTCATATTCCCGGCTTCATAAAAGGTGTGGTAGTAATATAGTGTTTTATTATCTATTAATAACCTGTACAATAGGTTTATTTGTCTATATCCCGTTAAACCCCTTACTTTTAGAATTATTGTTTTTGGGGATAGCCTATGAATTAATCAGGTATACCCCTGAGCAGCTTCTTTTTCTGCCTTATCTCTTTCAACGGTTAGTAACAAAGGAACCAGAAGAAAAACATATCAGGGCGGCTAAAGCTGCTTTAGAGCTTTTAAGGTAA
- a CDS encoding Cof-type HAD-IIB family hydrolase, producing the protein MSYKMLCLDIDGTLLNSNHKISSKTREAVRLVSGRIPVILVSARMPAGIFPYQKELGLNKAVISYSGALILDEQRNVLLNKTISSSVVELIYDNFMGQVHLSIYCNNDWYIENKDCWARQEKEITGLTPLEVNYTKLIDSWYRNSGGANKLLCMGEKEDITVLYHQLQKMTARVTASIAFYRSKPSYLEIMDKAVSKAAAIEKLAASYGVERNEIIAIGDNYNDLNMIEYAGLGVAMGNAPEPVKEQADEITSSNDNDGVARIIYKYFN; encoded by the coding sequence ATGAGTTATAAAATGCTTTGTCTGGATATTGACGGTACTCTACTAAACTCAAATCATAAGATATCTTCTAAAACTAGAGAAGCAGTACGGCTTGTTTCTGGCAGAATACCAGTAATACTTGTATCAGCCCGTATGCCTGCCGGGATTTTTCCATATCAAAAGGAATTAGGGCTTAATAAAGCTGTTATTTCGTATAGTGGTGCTTTGATTCTGGATGAGCAAAGAAATGTTCTTTTAAATAAAACTATTTCAAGCTCAGTAGTAGAATTAATTTATGATAATTTTATGGGACAGGTTCATCTTAGTATCTATTGTAATAATGATTGGTATATAGAGAATAAAGATTGCTGGGCCAGGCAGGAGAAAGAAATTACTGGACTTACACCCTTGGAAGTTAATTATACAAAATTAATTGACAGCTGGTATAGAAACTCAGGAGGGGCAAATAAATTATTATGTATGGGAGAAAAAGAAGATATCACTGTTTTATATCATCAACTACAAAAGATGACAGCAAGGGTGACAGCTAGTATTGCTTTTTACCGTTCAAAACCCAGCTATTTAGAGATTATGGATAAGGCGGTTTCTAAAGCAGCAGCTATTGAAAAACTGGCAGCTAGTTATGGTGTGGAAAGAAATGAAATAATTGCTATAGGTGATAATTATAATGACCTTAATATGATTGAATATGCAGGCCTGGGGGTAGCTATGGGAAATGCCCCTGAACCTGTAAAAGAACAGGCTGATGAAATTACCAGCAGCAATGATAATGATGGGGTTGCCAGGATTATCTATAAGTATTTTAACTAG
- a CDS encoding MFS transporter: protein MKRWFILTASIILQIILGGIYAWSVFGPSLKETYHISISQSSFIFGVTILAFTLNMIYAGRVLSIKGPRFTAFIGGLLYTLGYLIASFSKGAYPIILLAIGLITGAGIGFGYVCPLTTCIKWFPERKGLITGLAVAGFGGGAIILTRFVSILQNNGLDTLLIFRNIAIYTGLPAIIAALFLSNPPENDREKNNKQKMTVLLRNKITIAMIIGMFSGTFGGLMVVSNIKQIGLSNHLIEQYAVLAISLFAVGNALGRILWGAIFDRVGKISIPISLVLLGCSALLMLSNSAIIFNLAAIMTGIAFGGCFVLYFLRIVEHFGDLAGKLYPFVFLAYGISAILGPALGGWTYDQTGTYKMAIYTLLFITLLGAISLYQLEKTK, encoded by the coding sequence ATGAAACGATGGTTTATACTCACAGCATCAATCATTTTACAGATTATCTTAGGTGGGATATACGCCTGGAGTGTTTTTGGCCCTTCATTAAAGGAGACTTATCATATTAGTATTAGTCAGAGCAGCTTTATTTTTGGTGTTACAATACTGGCATTCACACTCAACATGATATATGCAGGGAGAGTATTATCAATAAAAGGACCGCGTTTCACCGCTTTTATAGGTGGACTGTTATATACCTTGGGTTACTTAATTGCTTCATTTTCAAAGGGAGCATATCCTATTATATTGCTTGCTATTGGCTTAATTACAGGAGCAGGGATAGGTTTTGGTTATGTATGTCCATTAACCACCTGTATTAAGTGGTTTCCTGAAAGAAAGGGATTAATAACCGGATTAGCTGTTGCTGGTTTTGGTGGTGGAGCCATTATCTTAACTAGATTTGTTTCTATCTTACAGAACAACGGTCTAGATACTTTATTAATTTTTAGAAATATTGCTATTTATACAGGATTACCTGCTATTATAGCAGCCCTATTTCTTAGTAACCCCCCAGAAAATGATAGAGAGAAAAATAACAAACAAAAAATGACAGTATTATTGAGGAACAAAATAACCATTGCCATGATAATAGGGATGTTTAGCGGGACTTTTGGTGGTTTAATGGTTGTTAGCAATATTAAACAAATAGGTCTTTCTAACCATCTTATTGAACAGTATGCCGTATTAGCTATCAGTTTATTTGCCGTCGGAAATGCCCTGGGCCGTATATTATGGGGTGCTATTTTCGATAGAGTTGGCAAAATATCAATTCCCATATCCCTGGTTCTATTAGGATGCTCTGCCCTGTTAATGTTATCAAATTCAGCAATTATTTTTAATCTAGCAGCCATTATGACCGGAATTGCTTTTGGAGGTTGTTTTGTCCTATACTTTCTTAGAATTGTTGAACACTTTGGAGACCTGGCAGGCAAATTATACCCTTTTGTCTTTCTAGCCTATGGAATATCAGCTATACTTGGCCCTGCCCTTGGTGGGTGGACTTATGACCAGACAGGTACTTATAAAATGGCAATTTACACTTTATTATTTATTACCCTACTGGGTGCAATCAGTTTATATCAACTTGAAAAAACTAAATAA